A single Fusobacterium hominis DNA region contains:
- a CDS encoding oligosaccharide flippase family protein: MKNKSVVANMLYKFVLEIFRILIPVVTLPYVYRIFNPKIMGNIEFSQSIANYFFIFAGFGVYVYGVRELSRVRDSEIKRNELFRDLFLISTISSILVTIIYLFYVYLKFKYDLLLRNFLILNSIQILSYVFYLEWVNEAFENYKFISMKTLIIKIINFICIFIFIRYSGDYYKYLFLLNIFIFINNLVSYIYIRQYINLNFRNIHLLKYMFPLGMIVLISNVNILYVQLDKLLLGFYATDIVELAYYGISHKVSAMLMSVIMSVVTVVVPRLSFYLGKFEIDKFIKEINSVFSSVWLILFPISVGLAILSKEILLFFSGDKYLNAQNVMIAFSIRLVIIVVLSILVNIVIFLHKREKIIVVISIICGMINTLLKYFLIKKGILTALNAIGSTMIAELILILLAYGYIYKRLKIKIEIFKINYLKYFLCACSFFLIKLIYSPKNNYILYSFIIFCICSSVYLALLLLLKDPKIYELKNILILKLRRKNE; encoded by the coding sequence ATGAAAAATAAATCAGTAGTAGCAAATATGCTTTATAAATTTGTTTTAGAAATATTTAGAATATTAATTCCAGTAGTTACTTTGCCATATGTTTATAGAATATTTAATCCAAAAATAATGGGAAATATTGAATTTTCACAATCAATAGCAAACTATTTTTTTATCTTTGCTGGATTTGGAGTATATGTATATGGAGTTAGAGAGTTAAGTAGGGTTAGGGATAGTGAGATAAAAAGAAATGAACTTTTTAGAGATTTATTCTTAATTTCAACAATTAGCAGTATATTAGTGACAATAATTTATTTGTTTTATGTATATTTAAAATTTAAATATGATTTGTTATTAAGAAATTTTCTTATTTTGAATTCAATACAGATATTATCCTACGTATTTTATTTAGAATGGGTAAATGAAGCTTTTGAAAACTACAAATTTATTTCAATGAAAACATTAATAATAAAAATTATAAATTTTATTTGTATCTTCATATTTATAAGATATTCTGGAGATTATTATAAATATTTATTTTTATTAAATATATTTATTTTTATTAATAACTTAGTAAGTTATATATATATAAGACAATATATAAATTTAAACTTTAGAAACATACATTTACTAAAATATATGTTTCCTTTAGGTATGATAGTTTTAATTTCAAATGTAAATATATTATATGTTCAATTAGATAAATTATTATTAGGATTTTATGCTACAGATATAGTTGAATTAGCATATTATGGTATATCCCATAAAGTTAGCGCTATGTTAATGTCAGTTATAATGTCTGTAGTAACTGTCGTTGTTCCAAGGTTATCATTTTATTTGGGAAAATTTGAGATTGATAAATTTATAAAAGAAATAAATTCAGTGTTTAGTTCAGTTTGGTTAATATTATTTCCTATAAGTGTCGGTTTAGCCATTCTTAGTAAAGAAATTTTATTGTTTTTTAGTGGCGATAAGTATTTAAATGCACAAAATGTAATGATTGCTTTTTCAATTAGATTAGTTATAATTGTGGTTTTATCAATTTTAGTAAATATAGTTATTTTTCTGCATAAAAGAGAAAAAATTATAGTAGTTATTTCAATTATTTGTGGTATGATAAATACTTTATTAAAATATTTTTTAATAAAGAAAGGAATATTAACAGCATTAAATGCTATAGGTAGTACTATGATTGCTGAGCTCATATTAATATTATTAGCATATGGATATATATATAAGAGATTAAAAATAAAAATAGAAATATTTAAAATAAATTATTTAAAATATTTTTTGTGTGCATGTTCATTTTTTTTGATTAAATTGATATACAGTCCTAAAAATAATTATATTTTGTACTCTTTTATAATATTTTGTATATGTAGTAGTGTTTATTTAGCATTATTACTATTATTAAAAGATCCTAAAATATATGAACTAAAAAATATATTAATATTAAAGTTAAGGAGAAAAAATGAATGA